The following coding sequences are from one Lipingzhangella halophila window:
- a CDS encoding DUF4386 domain-containing protein, giving the protein MTHVPPVVPPATEASGTETVLLLRIAACAAVAGTVAISVAFALLGDVPRGDPVAAFDHVNDRPWLWIRLGGIMAMLAWVVAFAALARVMSGERARAVAGLAQPLLMVAVAVFAVAYAVDGLSIGHVADAWANGTAPQGELVQQAKVLELVSGAASILSQSLLGLALLAHAVAHLYTDDFPKLLTWVGIAGSAGWFLGGGLLFAGVPGLSFELFVPFTMLATLWVAGVGVVAWRRGSRLARAAS; this is encoded by the coding sequence ATGACGCATGTCCCACCTGTCGTCCCGCCTGCGACCGAAGCGTCGGGAACCGAGACGGTGCTGCTGCTCCGGATAGCGGCGTGTGCTGCCGTGGCGGGGACGGTCGCTATCTCCGTCGCGTTCGCCCTGCTGGGCGATGTGCCGCGCGGCGACCCGGTGGCGGCGTTCGACCACGTCAACGACCGACCATGGTTGTGGATTCGGCTGGGCGGCATCATGGCCATGCTGGCGTGGGTGGTCGCGTTCGCGGCCCTGGCTCGCGTGATGAGCGGGGAACGCGCCCGGGCGGTCGCCGGTCTGGCCCAGCCGCTGCTGATGGTCGCGGTCGCGGTGTTCGCGGTCGCCTACGCCGTCGACGGGCTCAGCATCGGCCATGTGGCCGACGCGTGGGCGAACGGGACCGCGCCCCAGGGCGAGCTCGTCCAGCAGGCCAAGGTTCTTGAGTTGGTCTCCGGGGCGGCCTCCATTCTCTCCCAGTCGCTGCTGGGACTGGCGCTGCTGGCGCACGCGGTCGCGCACCTGTACACGGACGACTTCCCGAAACTTCTGACCTGGGTCGGCATCGCGGGCTCCGCGGGCTGGTTCCTCGGCGGCGGCCTGCTCTTCGCCGGGGTTCCCGGGCTGTCCTTCGAGCTGTTCGTGCCGTTCACCATGCTCGCGACTCTGTGGGTCGCCGGTGTCGGAGTTGTCGCGTGGCGCCGCGGCTCGCGACTGGCCCGGGCGGCGTCCTAA
- a CDS encoding TetR/AcrR family transcriptional regulator: MAASNREDHAQPPARKLRRAERREQIMDAATRAFARAGFAATSVDDIAAEAGVTRVLLYRHFDAKADLYRAVLDRACERLAERVGSDDFDEESIPALLRAAADDPDAFRLLFHHAAREPEFRDLIDTITDASTEIARKNLPASVADGPWADWVARLLPTFTIEAVIAWLDAGQPDPETAADRISRAVHGIMSAAHPGD; this comes from the coding sequence ATGGCGGCCAGCAACCGCGAGGACCACGCGCAGCCCCCGGCGCGCAAGCTGCGCCGCGCCGAGCGGCGCGAGCAGATCATGGACGCCGCCACCCGCGCCTTCGCCCGCGCCGGGTTCGCCGCGACCAGCGTGGACGACATCGCCGCCGAGGCCGGGGTCACCCGCGTTCTCCTCTACCGGCACTTCGACGCCAAGGCCGACCTGTACCGGGCCGTCCTCGACCGCGCCTGTGAGCGGCTGGCGGAACGTGTGGGAAGCGACGACTTCGACGAGGAGAGCATCCCCGCGTTGCTGCGTGCCGCCGCCGACGACCCCGACGCCTTCCGGCTGCTGTTCCACCACGCCGCGCGGGAGCCGGAGTTCCGCGACCTGATCGACACCATCACCGACGCCTCGACCGAGATCGCACGCAAGAACCTCCCCGCCTCAGTCGCGGACGGCCCGTGGGCCGACTGGGTCGCCCGGCTGCTCCCCACCTTCACCATCGAGGCGGTCATCGCCTGGCTGGACGCCGGCCAGCCCGACCCCGAGACCGCGGCCGACCGCATCAGCCGCGCCGTGCACGGCATCATGTCCGCCGCCCACCCCGGCGACTGA
- a CDS encoding cytochrome P450, which yields MPPVHLPFELTHPLQPAPVESELRARGPIHPVRTAVGDAAWLVTGYKEVRELLDDDRLGRSHPDPANASRTGESAVFGGPMGNFDTERIDNSRMRGLLRPHFTRGRMRALIPHVEELTRDLLDRLDQRTPPADLVEALALPLPIAVICALLGVPYEDRERFRAWSQAAADKHDRARSEQGLAELFEYGRELVARKSREPGDDVLSRLAGTDGVSADEAAMMGMFLLFAGHETTVVAIGFGVLMLLAEPEQWRAVHADPGLLDSVVEETLRARVGNGDGIPRYARSDLEVAGVPVRAGDLVLLDIRAANHDESVFANSADFDVTRQPADHLSFGHGARYCIGAPLARIELRAVLAQLIPRFPDMRLATRVEELTINRSALTGGLTSLPVTW from the coding sequence ATGCCGCCTGTCCACCTTCCCTTCGAACTGACCCACCCGCTCCAGCCCGCGCCGGTTGAGTCCGAGCTGCGCGCCCGCGGTCCCATCCACCCGGTCCGCACCGCGGTTGGCGACGCGGCGTGGCTGGTCACCGGGTACAAAGAGGTGCGCGAACTTCTCGACGACGACCGGCTCGGCCGCTCCCATCCGGACCCGGCAAACGCGTCCCGCACCGGAGAGTCCGCGGTGTTCGGCGGTCCTATGGGGAACTTCGACACCGAGCGCATTGACAACTCCCGGATGCGCGGGCTGCTCCGGCCGCATTTCACGCGCGGGCGCATGCGCGCTCTGATCCCCCACGTCGAGGAGCTCACCCGGGACCTTCTCGACCGGCTCGACCAGCGGACTCCGCCGGCCGACCTCGTCGAGGCGCTGGCACTGCCGCTGCCGATCGCCGTTATCTGTGCGCTGCTCGGGGTGCCCTACGAGGACCGCGAACGGTTCCGGGCCTGGAGCCAGGCCGCCGCGGACAAACACGACCGGGCACGGTCCGAGCAAGGGCTGGCCGAGCTGTTCGAGTACGGGCGGGAGCTGGTGGCCCGGAAGAGCCGCGAGCCCGGCGACGACGTGCTTTCGCGGTTGGCGGGCACTGACGGGGTCAGCGCGGACGAGGCCGCCATGATGGGCATGTTCCTGCTGTTCGCCGGGCACGAGACCACCGTGGTGGCGATCGGGTTCGGTGTCCTGATGCTGCTGGCCGAGCCCGAGCAGTGGCGAGCGGTGCACGCCGACCCCGGCCTGCTCGACAGCGTGGTCGAGGAGACGCTGCGCGCGCGGGTCGGAAACGGTGACGGCATCCCCCGGTACGCGCGCAGTGACCTGGAGGTCGCCGGTGTCCCGGTGCGCGCCGGCGACCTGGTGCTGCTCGACATTCGGGCCGCCAACCACGACGAGTCGGTCTTCGCCAACAGTGCGGACTTCGACGTCACCCGCCAGCCCGCCGACCACCTCAGCTTCGGCCACGGGGCCCGGTACTGTATTGGAGCCCCACTGGCGCGGATCGAACTGCGCGCCGTCCTCGCCCAGCTCATCCCGCGCTTCCCGGACATGCGGCTGGCCACGCGGGTGGAGGAGCTGACCATCAACCGCAGCGCGCTGACCGGTGGGCTCACCAGCCTGCCAGTGACCTGGTGA
- a CDS encoding NCS2 family permease, with product MAETAEARSFTDRFFKISERGSTVGREVRGGLVTFFAMAYIVVLNPLIIGTVPDSTGAFLGGGAEPDLALVSAATALVAGVLTILMGVVANFPLALAAGLGLNAFVAFAVATQMTWADAMGLVVIEGFIMLVLVLSGFRKAVFTAVPRELKTGISVGIGLFIAFVGLVNGGFVSSTLMPTPPVELGASGSLAGWPVLVFCIGMLAVIILHTLQVRGAILWSIIGTSIIAVIVEQVGNIGVQDAEDPDANPTGWTLNAPELPGRIADIPDFSLLGQFSLLGSWDHVGVVVVVLLVFTLLLTDFFDTMGTMVAVGHEGGLLDREGNPLGSQRILVVDSLATLAGGTGAVSTNTSFVESSAGVGDGARTGLASVVTGVCFLLATFLSPLVAMVPNEAAAPALVLVGFLMMTQIRSIRWDDSDFAIPVFLTIILMPLAYSISVGIGAGFISYVVLKLVRGQVRAVHPLMWLVAALFVVYFAVEPIQSVLGGL from the coding sequence ATGGCAGAGACGGCAGAGGCACGGTCGTTCACCGACCGGTTCTTCAAGATCAGCGAGCGAGGGTCGACCGTCGGACGGGAAGTCCGCGGTGGGCTGGTCACGTTCTTCGCGATGGCCTACATCGTTGTCCTCAACCCGCTGATCATCGGGACCGTTCCCGACTCCACGGGCGCCTTCCTCGGCGGCGGCGCCGAACCCGACCTGGCGTTGGTCTCCGCCGCTACGGCTCTGGTTGCGGGCGTGCTCACGATCCTCATGGGGGTGGTCGCGAACTTCCCGTTGGCGCTCGCCGCCGGCCTCGGGCTGAACGCGTTCGTCGCGTTCGCGGTCGCCACCCAGATGACCTGGGCCGACGCCATGGGGCTCGTGGTCATCGAAGGCTTCATCATGCTGGTGCTGGTGCTCAGCGGATTCCGCAAGGCGGTCTTCACGGCGGTGCCCCGCGAGCTCAAGACCGGCATCAGCGTCGGGATCGGCCTGTTCATCGCCTTCGTCGGGTTGGTCAACGGCGGCTTCGTCAGCTCGACCCTCATGCCGACACCGCCGGTGGAGCTCGGCGCGTCCGGGTCGCTCGCCGGCTGGCCGGTCCTGGTGTTCTGCATTGGCATGCTGGCCGTGATCATCCTGCACACGTTGCAGGTCAGGGGCGCGATCCTGTGGTCGATCATCGGCACCAGCATCATCGCCGTCATCGTCGAGCAGGTTGGGAACATCGGCGTCCAGGACGCCGAGGACCCCGACGCCAACCCGACCGGGTGGACACTGAACGCCCCCGAACTTCCCGGCCGGATCGCCGACATCCCGGACTTCTCGCTCCTCGGCCAGTTCAGCCTGCTCGGGTCGTGGGACCACGTGGGCGTCGTTGTGGTGGTCCTGCTTGTCTTCACGCTGCTGCTCACCGACTTCTTCGACACCATGGGGACGATGGTGGCGGTGGGCCACGAGGGCGGCCTGCTGGACCGCGAAGGCAACCCGCTGGGCTCCCAGCGCATCCTGGTCGTCGACTCGCTGGCCACACTGGCCGGCGGCACTGGTGCGGTATCGACCAACACTTCCTTTGTCGAGTCGTCCGCCGGGGTCGGCGACGGCGCCCGGACCGGGCTGGCCAGCGTCGTTACCGGGGTGTGCTTCCTGCTGGCGACGTTCCTCTCTCCGCTGGTGGCGATGGTGCCCAACGAGGCCGCCGCCCCAGCCCTGGTGCTCGTCGGCTTCTTGATGATGACCCAGATCCGCTCCATCAGGTGGGACGACTCCGACTTCGCGATCCCCGTGTTCCTCACGATCATCCTGATGCCGTTGGCGTACTCCATCAGCGTCGGCATCGGCGCCGGCTTCATCTCCTACGTGGTGCTCAAACTGGTACGCGGTCAGGTCCGGGCGGTCCACCCG
- a CDS encoding SAM-dependent methyltransferase codes for MTDDPREPQSTPSGLDVSKPTIARAYDALLGGKDNYTADRELANYAIEHIPGLQESAHENRKVLVRGVRHLAGEAGIDQFLDLGSGLPTVQNTHQVAQEINPAARVVYIDIDPLVHVHGQAILADNPNTRVGTGDVRDFRGILTDSDVTGLIDFDRPVAVMLVGMLHYLSPDIADEVVSAYRDALAPGSYLFLTSLADTGLPAQQELARITRENLEEGWARTPSEIEHHFGDFELIDPGVVYTALWRPEGPKDPDTLAPGEQLGMAGIARKR; via the coding sequence ATGACCGACGATCCACGTGAGCCGCAGTCGACCCCGTCCGGGCTGGACGTCTCCAAACCAACCATCGCGCGCGCCTACGACGCCCTTCTTGGCGGCAAGGACAACTACACCGCCGATCGCGAGTTGGCCAACTACGCGATCGAGCACATCCCGGGCCTGCAGGAGTCCGCCCACGAGAACCGCAAGGTCCTGGTGCGGGGAGTACGCCACCTGGCCGGGGAGGCCGGCATCGACCAGTTCCTCGACCTGGGCAGCGGCCTGCCCACCGTGCAGAACACCCACCAGGTCGCCCAGGAGATCAACCCGGCGGCGCGCGTTGTCTACATCGACATCGACCCCCTGGTTCACGTGCACGGTCAGGCGATCCTCGCCGACAATCCCAACACCCGGGTCGGTACGGGAGACGTCCGCGACTTCCGCGGTATCCTCACCGACTCCGACGTCACAGGGCTCATCGACTTCGACCGCCCAGTGGCGGTGATGCTGGTCGGCATGCTGCACTACCTGTCCCCGGACATCGCCGACGAGGTGGTCTCCGCCTACCGCGACGCACTGGCCCCGGGCAGCTATCTGTTCCTGACGTCGCTCGCCGACACCGGCCTGCCCGCCCAGCAGGAACTCGCCCGCATCACGCGGGAGAACCTCGAAGAGGGGTGGGCACGCACGCCGAGCGAGATCGAGCACCACTTCGGTGACTTCGAGCTGATCGACCCCGGGGTCGTCTACACCGCTCTCTGGCGCCCGGAAGGGCCGAAGGACCCCGACACCCTGGCTCCGGGGGAGCAGCTCGGCATGGCGGGCATCGCGCGCAAGAGGTGA
- a CDS encoding class I SAM-dependent methyltransferase — protein MRHVHHPVFARLYPRINRALEHGGIGEHRQALLAGLTGDVLEIGAGTGGTFAYYPSTVGHVLAVEPEPRLRALATAAAEDAPVPITVVGGVGEELPATSESQDAVVCAMVLCSVPDPETALAEAFRVLRPGGQLRYLEHVRAETPGFVRAQRLLDATIWPRLAGGCHLGRDTVAAVERAGFHTEDLDRFLFPPSRTPSSFYARGSALRSA, from the coding sequence ATGCGCCACGTACACCACCCCGTCTTCGCCCGTCTGTACCCGCGGATCAACCGCGCCCTGGAGCACGGCGGCATCGGCGAGCACCGCCAGGCGCTGCTCGCCGGCCTGACCGGCGACGTCCTGGAGATCGGCGCCGGAACCGGCGGGACGTTCGCGTACTACCCGTCGACGGTTGGCCACGTGCTGGCGGTCGAGCCCGAGCCGCGGCTGCGCGCGCTCGCCACGGCCGCCGCCGAGGACGCGCCCGTCCCCATCACCGTGGTCGGGGGTGTCGGCGAGGAGCTGCCCGCCACCAGCGAAAGCCAGGACGCGGTGGTCTGCGCCATGGTGCTGTGCTCCGTCCCCGACCCCGAGACGGCACTCGCCGAGGCGTTCCGGGTACTCCGGCCGGGCGGACAGCTCCGGTACCTGGAGCACGTACGCGCCGAGACCCCTGGCTTCGTCCGAGCGCAGCGGCTGCTCGACGCCACCATCTGGCCCCGCTTGGCGGGCGGCTGCCATCTGGGGCGTGACACGGTCGCGGCCGTCGAACGGGCCGGGTTCCACACCGAGGACCTCGACCGCTTCCTGTTCCCCCCGTCCCGCACCCCGTCCTCGTTCTACGCCCGGGGGAGCGCGCTCCGGTCGGCGTGA